A window of Deinococcus ruber genomic DNA:
GTGCGTGGCGTCTGGCGCAGCGGGGTCTGAAGGTCATCGTCGTCGAGCAGGGCGCTCCGGCACACGGCTCCAGCAGCCGCGGCGCCGGGGGCGTCCGGGCACAGTTCAACACGGCCACCAACATCCTGTTGTCCCGCGAGAGCATCGCGGAGTACGCCGACATGCCCGGCTCCGGATACCAGCCGGCCGGCTACCTGATGCTGGTGCCCGAAGCAGGGTGGGCCGCCGCTCAGGAGGCACTCGCGTTGCAGCGGAGTCTGGGCATCCCGAGTGAGCAGCTCACCTTCCAAGATGCGCAGCGCTTCGTGGCGTTCGACCCTTCCGGGCTGGGTGGGTGCAGTCACTGCCCCATCGACGGGTACGTCGACCCACCCACCTTGACCCGGGCCTTCGTGAGCCAGGCGCAGGAAGCGGGCGCGCAGTTCCTGCTCCACACGAACGTCGACCGCATCGAGCAGCGAGGCGGCCTGTGGGAGATCGGAACGCCGGCAGGAACCGTGTCTGCGCCGCAGCTGCTGAATGCGAGTGGCGCGTGGGCCGGGCAGGTCGGAGCGCTGGCTGGACTGGACCTGCCCGTGCGTCCGGCGCGGCGCATGGTCTTCGCGACGCTGGCCTTATCCCCGGCACCGCAGCTTCCGTTCGTCTTCGACCTGGAAAGTGGCGTGTGGATCCGCTCGAAAGGGGACCGGGTGCTGCTCGGACGGGCTGATGCCAACGATACGGGCTGGCGTGAAGATCTGGATTGGAACTGGCTGGTGCCGACGCTGCAACTCGCCGTCAGGCGTTTCCCCTGGCTGGAATCGGTCGGCTTTGACCGGCAGGCGAGCTGGTTCGGGTACTACGAGGTGACGCCAGATCATCAGCCGCTGCTGGGACGGATGCCAGGCGTCGATGGCTGGCTGAACGCCTGCGGCTTCTCAGGTCACGGCGTGATGCAGGCGGCCGCGACCGCACGCGTCATGGCGCAGGAAGCCTGTGGAGAGGCGCCTTTCATCGACATTGATCCGCTTCGGTACGACCGATTCCAGCGTGGAACAGCCGTGATGGACATGCAGCTGTGACCAGTGCCCAGGCTGCTGGAAGCGCCGATGTCTGAAGGCTCCAAGTTCACGCCTCGTCGACGTCGATGTACAACCAGGAACTGGCGTCACAGCCCACGCGAGCAGATCGGCGCTCCGCTCGCGTGGGACGCCTGCAGAATCTGACCCTCACGCCTGCCCCGTGCACCTCTACAAGGAGACATCCATGCCATTCGTCCAGCTGTTCCTGCGCGAACGCCGGGATCCGGTTGGCCCTTTGGACATCAGCAGCGCCCTTCAGCAGGCGCTGAGCGAGACCTTCAACGGTTTCCCCGCCGATTCGGTCTTCGCTTTCAATGTCTACCCGGCTGAGCGCTTGACGTTCAGCTCAGCAGCGACCTGACGACCGTGCAGATCACCTGCAACGCGGGACGCAGCACGGAGAAGAAGCGTGCACTCTACGCCCGGATGGCCCAGTTGTTGTCAGAGCATGCGGGAATCGCTCCAGCGGATCTGGTGATCAGCCTGATCGAACTTCACGCTGAGAACTGGTCGTTCGCCCATGGCCTGATGCCCTGAACGGTCATTCCAGTTGTCCCTTCCATGCCTCAGAGGTTCTGATATGCCCCACGCCCTGATTGTTCACGCCCACCCCGAAACTCACTCGTTCTGTGCTGCCCAGATGCGCGAAGCCGTCAGCACGCTGGAGACTCAGGGCTACACGGTGGAGGTCAGTGACCTTTATCAGATGAACTGGTCGCCTGCCCTCGGACGGGACGACTTTACTCATCCGCTCGAAGGCCACTTTAAGCCCGGCCCGGAACAGGTTCGGGCTCACCAGCAGGGTACCTTCGCCCCAGATGTGGCAGCGGAGCTCGAGAAGCTGCTGCGGGCCGACCTGCTCGTCTTCTCGTTCCCGATGTGGTGGTTTTCACTGCCAGCCATCCTGAAAGGCTGGGTCGACCGCGTCTTTTCGATGGGCGTGGCGTATGGCGGTGGAGTCGGCACCTTCGATAAGGGCGGGTTCCGCGGACGGCGGGCGATGCTGCTCTTCACCACTGGAAGCCTGGAGGAGCACTTCGGTCCGGAGGCGCGTGACGGAGATATGGATGTGATCCTCTTTCACATTCTGCACGGGATGTTCTGGTTTTGTGGATTCACTGCCCTGGAATCCGTGGTGAGCTTCGCACCGACCAGAGGGACGCCCGAAACACGGGCGCAGCAACTCGAAGCGGTCAGAACCGCCTTCAGCACGTTGGATTCGCGTGCGGTCAGGTTTGGAAAAATATCCCGGCAAGTTGAGGAGTGGTAAACGGCGAGCTGAGTGGAGCATCGGTGGCTGCCGTCACCATATCCGGGACGAGAAAGGGTGCTGTCAGGTGATCCGGCAGGGTGGGTCAGTGAGTGGTCCCATGCCCTATGGCCACCGCTTCCCAGTCGGCATCGTCCAGCACGCAATGTGGCTGTACCACCGCGAGGCGTCTTCCTCGAGTTCGAAGAAGCGCAGGTTCAGCGACGTCTGCATCGACGCGCCGAGCAGAGCGGTCACTTCTGGATCGTCGTTCCTGCGCCGGAGCTTGAAGACTGGCGAGTATGAGCTCAGTTGCGTCGACAACCCGACAGCAGCGGAACTGCTGTGTTTGACGGAGTTGAGCGACGAGGAACTCCAAGCAGGCGACCTGGTCGACATCGTGCCGCATGCGGTTTGCCCGAAGGCGTGGCGCGTCAGCAACCAGGCGCTCGACATCTTGGTGCGTCAGGCGGAACAGGGCTTCAGGCCCGACGCACCCGTCATCCTCCCCTGGGTGGTTCCTCCGGATTTCTTTGACCGTGCCGGAGAGTTCGTCGTCAGTGAAGTGGTGTTCACGAGGGCAATCGCCCGTGAGCAGCGAAGTGCGCGGGAGACAGCGAACGCCACCATGCCGGGAAAAAGAGTGCTTACGCTCTCGAAGGTGCCGGAAGATCTGCCGTTCTGATCCGAAGCGGGGGCACAATGCGCTGATTTCGGTCTCCCCCGTCTCCCGCGATACTTGTTCGAGGCACCCTCCTGAACCTCCTGTGCGGAAGGACGAAAGGCGGGTGCGTCATCAAGAGATGATTATTGATCCCTGCGTAAATTCGGGACACCTTGCATACAGAGAGTAAGGGGGGCGGTTGGCTGCCATCGCGGGGGTACACCCCAATCACCTGTCCCCAACGTATGCAGGGATCAATAACAGCAGACCCCCTACTTGTTGAGCGAACCACTAGACAACGGCGTGGCATGATGGACGGCATGCCCGCTGTGGACCTGCGCCCGCTGACCGACCACGACCTGCCCGCCCTCAGTGAGCTCCTGACCGCTCTTCACCCCGAGCAACCGCAGACAGCAGCATCGTTGAAGAACCGGCAAGCGTTTCTGAGCTCACTCGGTGAGCATCACGCCTGGACCCTGGGTTGGCACGGAAACTCGCTGGTTGGTGCGGTCGAAACCGCTGGTGATCACAACCACATCGGCAGTGGGCTGTTCTTTCTGAATGTCCGGGTCCACCCAGCGTGGCAGGATGACGAGGACGAACTGGCTGGGCAGTTGTTTCAACGCGGGGTGGAGACCTTGCGGCCCTTGCACCCCACCGGCCTGCGGACGCGTGTTCATGAACACTGGCCGGAGCTTGCGTTCTACCAGAACCATGGTTTCGAAGAACTTGAACGATCCTGGCACAGCACCCTGGACCTGAGCACCTTTGACCCGGGCGCCTTCGCCGCACGAACGCAGCGGGCACGGGCCACCGTTCAGCTGGCCACCCTCCGTGAGCTCGGCTGGACGGGCTGGGATGATCACGAGGAATCAGAAGGCAGCGTGCTACACCGCTATTACACGCTGGTGGTCCAGCTCCTCGCATCGGTCCCATTTGCAGAGTCGGTCACACCCTGGCCTTTCAGCCACTGGCAACGGGTGATGCGCCAACGGGGCATGGAGCCTGACTGCGCGTGGGTGGCGGTGGCTCCAGATGGCCGCTGGGCTGGCCTGACGGAGCTGCATCCACCCGACACCGCCACCCCGGGGCGTGCGCACC
This region includes:
- a CDS encoding NAD(P)/FAD-dependent oxidoreductase yields the protein MSTFNADIVVIGAGIVGAACAWRLAQRGLKVIVVEQGAPAHGSSSRGAGGVRAQFNTATNILLSRESIAEYADMPGSGYQPAGYLMLVPEAGWAAAQEALALQRSLGIPSEQLTFQDAQRFVAFDPSGLGGCSHCPIDGYVDPPTLTRAFVSQAQEAGAQFLLHTNVDRIEQRGGLWEIGTPAGTVSAPQLLNASGAWAGQVGALAGLDLPVRPARRMVFATLALSPAPQLPFVFDLESGVWIRSKGDRVLLGRADANDTGWREDLDWNWLVPTLQLAVRRFPWLESVGFDRQASWFGYYEVTPDHQPLLGRMPGVDGWLNACGFSGHGVMQAAATARVMAQEACGEAPFIDIDPLRYDRFQRGTAVMDMQL
- a CDS encoding tautomerase family protein codes for the protein MQITCNAGRSTEKKRALYARMAQLLSEHAGIAPADLVISLIELHAENWSFAHGLMP
- a CDS encoding NAD(P)H-dependent oxidoreductase yields the protein MPHALIVHAHPETHSFCAAQMREAVSTLETQGYTVEVSDLYQMNWSPALGRDDFTHPLEGHFKPGPEQVRAHQQGTFAPDVAAELEKLLRADLLVFSFPMWWFSLPAILKGWVDRVFSMGVAYGGGVGTFDKGGFRGRRAMLLFTTGSLEEHFGPEARDGDMDVILFHILHGMFWFCGFTALESVVSFAPTRGTPETRAQQLEAVRTAFSTLDSRAVRFGKISRQVEEW
- a CDS encoding GNAT family N-acetyltransferase, giving the protein MPAVDLRPLTDHDLPALSELLTALHPEQPQTAASLKNRQAFLSSLGEHHAWTLGWHGNSLVGAVETAGDHNHIGSGLFFLNVRVHPAWQDDEDELAGQLFQRGVETLRPLHPTGLRTRVHEHWPELAFYQNHGFEELERSWHSTLDLSTFDPGAFAARTQRARATVQLATLRELGWTGWDDHEESEGSVLHRYYTLVVQLLASVPFAESVTPWPFSHWQRVMRQRGMEPDCAWVAVAPDGRWAGLTELHPPDTATPGRAHQGLTGIVPAWRGQGLAWGLKVAATEWAKAQEWQTIATVNHTVNREMLGINAAMGFVRDPAELVLGRTWSDQN